In Fibrobacter sp. UWB4, one DNA window encodes the following:
- a CDS encoding ATP/GTP-binding protein yields the protein MLAKFSVKNFKNFEKKFTIDLSQTKQYAFSEACVKDGIVKTGLIYGPNSIGKSNLGKAIFDIVQNLTDKQRNPMLYMSYTNAMHLENNAEFVYEFVFGSSRVRYEYSKPSYEDILEEKFFVDDVQVVSRSWNDFHTDLQGAETLNGNKLDIKISAMRFIRANAVLADNATNKVVKDFFDFVDRMLMFSHLRQNYYQGFAVGSTQVDVEIIRKGKLKELEDFLNSVDVDCKLKSLKIYGQEKLFFDFGGNHIIDFWENASTGTQALVFFFFWYMQMQGNASTTPSFVYLDEFNAFYHEKTAAKVVEMLRNVQSQVLLTTHDSTLLTNDLIRPDCAFKMLPEYKDSDSYVMGPLSSRTQKELRQALNIPKMFRAGAFD from the coding sequence ATGCTAGCGAAATTTTCCGTAAAAAATTTTAAGAACTTCGAAAAAAAGTTCACAATTGACCTGTCTCAAACCAAGCAATACGCCTTTTCGGAAGCTTGCGTAAAGGACGGTATTGTCAAGACCGGTTTGATTTACGGACCGAACAGCATTGGAAAATCTAATCTCGGAAAGGCGATTTTTGATATAGTGCAGAACCTGACGGACAAGCAGCGAAATCCGATGCTGTACATGTCCTATACAAATGCAATGCATTTAGAGAATAATGCCGAATTTGTATATGAATTCGTTTTTGGTTCATCCCGTGTTCGATACGAATATAGCAAGCCTTCTTATGAAGATATTTTGGAAGAAAAATTCTTTGTAGATGATGTCCAGGTTGTATCTCGTAGTTGGAATGATTTTCATACGGATTTACAAGGGGCTGAAACGCTTAATGGAAACAAGCTTGACATAAAGATTTCTGCAATGCGCTTTATTAGGGCAAATGCAGTTCTTGCTGACAACGCGACGAATAAAGTCGTCAAGGATTTTTTTGATTTTGTTGATCGTATGCTTATGTTTTCGCACCTTCGACAAAATTATTATCAAGGTTTTGCTGTTGGCAGCACACAAGTTGATGTTGAGATTATACGGAAAGGAAAACTCAAGGAACTTGAAGATTTCCTTAATTCTGTTGATGTTGACTGCAAGTTGAAAAGCCTAAAAATATATGGGCAGGAAAAGCTGTTCTTTGATTTTGGCGGTAACCACATTATTGATTTCTGGGAGAATGCTTCTACAGGAACTCAAGCACTCGTATTCTTCTTTTTCTGGTACATGCAAATGCAAGGGAATGCATCGACCACGCCCAGCTTTGTTTACCTTGATGAATTCAACGCTTTCTATCACGAGAAAACGGCTGCGAAAGTCGTGGAAATGTTGCGGAACGTCCAAAGCCAGGTTCTGTTGACTACGCATGATTCTACTTTGCTGACAAACGATTTGATTCGCCCAGACTGTGCCTTCAAAATGTTGCCCGAATACAAGGATTCTGATTCCTATGTGATGGGCCCGCTTTCGTCTAGGACGCAGAAGGAATTGCGCCAGGCTCTCAACATTCCCAAAATGTTCCGTGCAGGAGCTTTCGATTGA
- a CDS encoding ribonuclease R family protein, translating into MAKELPSEEQIIAILRDEPMVGSQLRSALGLPKKQKMAFKQLLADMIERGVLKRSAHKEYQLGDGEPLEDKREKRRKKLAEQGVEDNRRPGARSRRQTEKDSGTRVKRGILHQTGDEDWQVTEIDTGKVYEMCHRRQAPGKEGETISFTLYPHPKLKHSYLAKVDRSAEIMNVTWDEVKTKFMEESNLPKGFSPAIEKYVASITEPTEKDFKGRVDYRKLDILCIDPEGAMDHDDAISVERKPNGGYKLGVHIADVSYYVPEGSDLDEEALERSYTQYLPWTAVPMLPEKLSSGVCSLHEGVDRCAFTCMIDLDKEANVLGWDFHRSVVNITKGITYQQAVKMMEEGDDSIKALAEVTALLKRNRTKDGLLEFQTTEYGCKFDENGEPVQIFPREHDESNSWVEECMLIANNCCAKELKQRKLQGIYRIHEAPDTKDIMELYYMYPDLFKDAPVMLRDLGKPRSGDTNLNPVAFKLYEHLVKRAAGDETLTNRILRSMQKAHYDSNSFGHFALNWQDYSHFTSPIRRYADLWCHRELARKGKEIDAERVNSVIEVCDLISANEIKNMKVERISIKVCSCWILKSRIGDSFEASVTGIEEWGIYVSIDDPIAEGLVRYRDITGDDFYVFNPDQGLAFGKRSGRTFRRGDKVMVQLLRVDPLRGQADFSITEKLSPEPKKRRTREDTERDIRNFNERADRAAAAEALGYVSQPDEDDDYEPEYVSRGRRGRRDFDGPIFERTGRDSRERGSFRKGRDEFDEGRRSDKRGKRSSEKRDFEKRGTRDFGEGFHVASEPREARRGRRSSEKGRGRSSRGGRRGR; encoded by the coding sequence ATGGCTAAGGAATTACCGAGCGAAGAACAAATTATTGCAATCCTTCGTGACGAACCTATGGTAGGGAGCCAGCTCCGCAGCGCTCTCGGCCTCCCGAAAAAACAGAAGATGGCTTTTAAGCAACTCCTCGCCGACATGATCGAGCGTGGCGTTCTCAAGCGTTCTGCCCACAAGGAATACCAACTGGGCGATGGCGAACCGCTCGAAGACAAGCGCGAGAAGCGCCGCAAGAAACTTGCAGAGCAGGGAGTCGAAGACAATCGCCGTCCGGGCGCACGTAGCCGCCGTCAGACCGAAAAGGATTCCGGCACACGCGTCAAGCGCGGCATTCTGCACCAGACCGGTGACGAAGACTGGCAGGTGACCGAAATCGATACCGGCAAGGTGTACGAGATGTGCCACCGCAGGCAGGCGCCGGGCAAGGAAGGCGAGACCATCAGCTTCACGCTTTATCCGCACCCGAAGCTCAAGCACAGCTACTTGGCAAAGGTGGACCGCTCTGCCGAAATCATGAACGTGACTTGGGACGAAGTCAAGACAAAGTTTATGGAAGAGAGCAATCTTCCGAAAGGCTTTAGCCCCGCTATTGAAAAGTACGTGGCCTCCATTACAGAACCGACCGAAAAGGATTTCAAGGGCCGCGTGGATTATCGCAAGCTTGACATTCTTTGCATTGACCCCGAAGGCGCCATGGACCACGACGATGCTATCAGCGTGGAACGCAAGCCGAATGGTGGTTACAAGCTCGGCGTACACATCGCCGACGTGAGCTACTACGTGCCTGAAGGATCTGACCTCGACGAAGAAGCTCTTGAAAGAAGTTATACGCAATACTTGCCGTGGACCGCAGTGCCGATGCTCCCGGAAAAGCTTTCAAGCGGCGTTTGCAGCTTGCACGAAGGTGTGGACCGTTGCGCATTCACCTGCATGATCGACTTGGACAAGGAAGCAAACGTTCTCGGTTGGGATTTCCATCGCAGTGTCGTGAACATCACGAAGGGCATCACGTACCAGCAGGCCGTGAAGATGATGGAAGAAGGCGACGATTCCATCAAGGCTCTTGCCGAAGTGACCGCGCTCCTCAAGAGGAACCGCACTAAGGATGGCTTGCTCGAATTCCAGACAACTGAATACGGTTGCAAGTTTGACGAAAACGGTGAACCGGTCCAGATTTTCCCGCGCGAACACGATGAATCGAATTCCTGGGTGGAAGAGTGCATGCTCATCGCGAACAATTGCTGCGCCAAGGAACTCAAGCAGCGCAAGCTGCAAGGCATTTACCGTATCCATGAAGCTCCGGACACGAAGGACATCATGGAACTCTATTACATGTACCCGGACCTGTTCAAGGACGCTCCGGTGATGTTGCGTGACTTGGGTAAGCCGCGCAGTGGCGATACAAACTTGAACCCGGTAGCCTTCAAGCTTTACGAACACTTGGTCAAGCGCGCCGCTGGCGACGAGACGCTCACAAACCGCATTTTGCGCAGTATGCAGAAGGCTCACTACGACTCCAACAGCTTCGGGCACTTCGCCTTGAACTGGCAGGATTACAGCCACTTCACTTCGCCGATCCGCCGTTACGCGGACCTTTGGTGCCATCGTGAACTCGCCCGCAAGGGTAAGGAAATTGACGCCGAACGCGTGAACAGCGTGATCGAAGTCTGCGACTTGATTTCAGCAAACGAAATCAAGAACATGAAGGTGGAACGCATCTCTATCAAGGTGTGCAGCTGCTGGATTTTGAAGAGCCGCATTGGCGATAGCTTCGAAGCAAGCGTTACGGGCATCGAAGAATGGGGCATCTATGTTTCCATCGACGATCCGATTGCCGAAGGTCTTGTGCGCTACCGCGATATCACGGGCGATGACTTCTACGTGTTCAATCCGGATCAGGGTCTTGCATTTGGCAAGCGTAGCGGCCGCACCTTCCGCCGTGGCGACAAGGTGATGGTTCAACTCCTCAGAGTTGACCCATTGCGCGGTCAGGCTGACTTCAGCATCACCGAAAAGCTGAGTCCTGAACCGAAGAAGCGCCGTACCCGCGAAGATACCGAACGCGACATTCGCAATTTCAATGAAAGAGCTGACCGCGCTGCGGCCGCCGAAGCACTCGGCTATGTGAGCCAGCCAGACGAAGACGACGATTACGAACCGGAATACGTTTCTCGCGGTCGCCGTGGACGTCGCGATTTCGATGGTCCGATTTTCGAACGCACCGGTCGCGATTCTCGTGAACGTGGCAGTTTCCGCAAGGGCCGTGACGAATTCGATGAAGGTCGCCGCTCCGACAAGCGTGGGAAACGCAGTTCTGAAAAACGTGACTTTGAAAAGCGCGGAACCCGTGATTTCGGCGAAGGATTCCATGTAGCCAGCGAACCGCGCGAAGCAAGACGCGGCCGCAGATCGAGCGAAAAAGGTCGCGGGCGCAGCAGTCGCGGAGGCCGCAGGGGAAGATAG
- a CDS encoding 1-acyl-sn-glycerol-3-phosphate acyltransferase, protein MRAILALFYYIVVFTIMVVAGIPYTLYCGIRGHWEDCTKICSFSFQKIIFKLFGIKVSVKGAENIPQGINYVIVANHQSFLDINVIWHSITTASFMAKASLWKAPVFGWVLNRSGNIPIHKNPRKNAGLGKILKKRLESNYNIVVFPEGHRTEDGHMLKFQNGIFRLAKEQHFAILPVTFINTGKILPKVKWAVYSGTVEMVVHPLIRYEDYADKPMADLRDETHDLIESAMPYKQAELAAAKEAATENKEA, encoded by the coding sequence ATGCGCGCTATTCTTGCACTCTTTTATTACATCGTCGTTTTCACCATTATGGTTGTCGCGGGTATCCCCTATACCCTCTATTGCGGTATCCGCGGGCACTGGGAAGACTGCACCAAGATTTGCTCTTTTTCATTCCAGAAGATCATTTTCAAGCTTTTCGGCATCAAGGTTTCGGTCAAGGGCGCCGAAAACATCCCGCAGGGCATCAACTACGTCATCGTTGCAAACCACCAGAGCTTTTTGGACATCAACGTCATCTGGCACTCCATCACGACGGCTTCGTTCATGGCGAAGGCAAGCCTCTGGAAGGCTCCCGTGTTCGGCTGGGTTCTGAACCGTTCCGGCAACATTCCTATCCACAAGAACCCGCGCAAGAACGCTGGCCTCGGCAAAATCCTCAAGAAGCGCCTCGAAAGCAACTACAACATCGTCGTGTTCCCTGAAGGCCACCGCACCGAAGACGGCCACATGCTCAAGTTCCAAAATGGAATTTTCCGCTTGGCAAAAGAACAGCATTTTGCGATTTTACCAGTTACATTTATTAACACCGGAAAGATTCTCCCGAAGGTCAAGTGGGCAGTCTATTCCGGCACCGTCGAGATGGTCGTTCACCCGCTGATCCGTTATGAAGATTACGCCGACAAGCCGATGGCCGATCTGCGCGACGAAACCCATGATTTGATTGAATCCGCTATGCCGTACAAGCAGGCGGAACTTGCCGCAGCAAAAGAAGCGGCAACTGAAAACAAGGAGGCTTAA
- a CDS encoding glucokinase, which translates to MEIKWLNPDAKFDRLVLAGDIGGTNTNLGLVGYKDGKFTLILETVCPSQCIEGLDTPICETLKAAVENRADLKPSHICISAAGPVANNKCVMTNLPWCVDGDAITNATGIPTLVINDFMAISYGIPTLDVDDPKQILKFKHTDGSEPKPQAATKAVIGPGTGMGVGFLAFDGQKYIPACSEGGHSTFAPFDKETQDFRDYMEKRIGTVPGVEPLVSGMGLAHLYEWWRDTKGVPQNDAFKKIEETDWHNRPKYISRASDTDPVAAEMMRMFVKMLARFASDACTLFLPLGGFYLAGGTVQKDLRWLERDNLFMTWFEKNYNPNIRPLLNKIPVYLIKDYSISLYGAANASLNLQK; encoded by the coding sequence ATGGAAATTAAATGGCTTAATCCCGATGCTAAGTTTGACCGTCTCGTTTTGGCGGGTGATATCGGTGGTACGAATACGAACCTTGGTCTTGTGGGCTACAAGGATGGCAAGTTTACGCTCATTCTCGAAACCGTTTGCCCGAGCCAGTGCATTGAAGGACTTGACACCCCGATCTGTGAAACGCTCAAGGCAGCAGTCGAAAACCGCGCGGATTTGAAGCCGTCCCACATCTGCATCAGCGCCGCAGGTCCGGTGGCAAACAACAAGTGCGTCATGACCAACCTCCCGTGGTGCGTCGACGGCGATGCCATCACGAATGCAACCGGCATTCCGACCCTCGTGATTAACGACTTTATGGCCATTAGCTATGGCATCCCGACCCTCGACGTCGATGACCCGAAACAGATCCTCAAGTTCAAGCACACCGACGGTAGCGAACCGAAGCCGCAGGCTGCAACGAAGGCTGTGATTGGTCCGGGTACGGGCATGGGCGTTGGCTTCCTCGCATTTGACGGTCAGAAGTACATCCCGGCTTGCTCCGAAGGCGGCCACTCCACATTTGCTCCGTTCGACAAGGAAACTCAGGACTTCCGCGACTACATGGAAAAGCGCATCGGCACGGTGCCGGGCGTTGAACCGCTCGTCTCTGGTATGGGCCTTGCTCATCTCTATGAATGGTGGCGCGACACGAAGGGCGTTCCGCAGAACGATGCCTTCAAGAAGATTGAAGAAACCGATTGGCATAACCGTCCGAAGTACATCAGCCGCGCAAGTGATACCGATCCGGTCGCTGCCGAAATGATGCGCATGTTCGTGAAGATGCTTGCCCGCTTCGCTAGCGACGCTTGCACGTTGTTCCTCCCGCTCGGTGGTTTCTACCTCGCAGGTGGAACGGTGCAGAAGGACCTCCGCTGGCTCGAACGCGATAACTTGTTCATGACCTGGTTCGAAAAGAACTACAATCCGAACATCCGCCCGCTCTTGAACAAGATCCCGGTGTACCTCATCAAGGATTATAGCATTAGTTTGTACGGTGCTGCTAATGCAAGTTTGAATTTGCAGAAGTAA
- a CDS encoding toll/interleukin-1 receptor domain-containing protein, protein MVFISYSHDSDSFCDQVLELSDYLRSQGVDCNIDQYEESPPEGWPKWMEKQIREAEYVLVVCSEPYLQKASLQTAPSVGLGVKWETSLIENLLYEEGCVSNKFIPIVFSVEDEKHILTPLKGFTFYNLKYPLKKQDLVNRLLGIKKHKKPPLGKRPSLPPKNTKEGARLLVTSVIDVELWNKASWNYVGYASYEDESQPPLLGLAFNNQQEGLKIFSDWKKRFGDEDVNDEISIHIIEDDDSDSYCVCLCSDLDAVKQRFQTSGMSDDYSIYIDDQRWHRMDVVNSKFKDLFKRDFEKNKCFDFVPFVLTANGIQPIMDLAIRKKKITFRKLSEVKDEKDIDCFVHTVIKEREANKRKVNS, encoded by the coding sequence ATGGTCTTTATAAGCTATAGTCATGATTCCGACAGTTTTTGTGATCAGGTTTTAGAATTATCTGACTATCTAAGATCGCAAGGAGTAGATTGCAATATTGACCAATATGAGGAAAGTCCTCCTGAAGGGTGGCCGAAATGGATGGAAAAACAGATTAGAGAGGCGGAGTATGTCTTGGTTGTCTGTTCTGAGCCTTATCTGCAAAAAGCTTCCTTGCAAACGGCTCCATCTGTCGGTTTGGGTGTTAAATGGGAGACTTCGCTAATAGAAAATCTTCTTTATGAAGAAGGTTGCGTTTCCAATAAGTTTATACCGATTGTTTTTTCTGTTGAAGATGAAAAACATATATTAACGCCGTTGAAGGGATTTACATTCTATAATCTTAAATATCCCCTAAAAAAACAAGATTTGGTAAATCGTCTTTTAGGAATAAAAAAACATAAGAAACCTCCTTTAGGAAAACGTCCAAGTTTGCCCCCGAAAAATACAAAGGAAGGTGCAAGACTTCTTGTCACAAGCGTTATTGATGTTGAACTTTGGAATAAGGCTTCCTGGAATTATGTTGGCTATGCAAGTTATGAAGACGAATCGCAACCACCACTTTTGGGATTAGCATTTAATAATCAGCAGGAAGGACTAAAAATATTTTCTGATTGGAAAAAACGATTTGGCGATGAAGATGTCAATGATGAGATATCCATTCATATAATAGAAGATGATGATTCAGATTCCTATTGCGTCTGTTTATGTTCAGATTTAGACGCCGTGAAGCAACGTTTTCAAACATCTGGAATGAGCGATGATTATAGTATTTATATAGATGATCAGCGATGGCATAGAATGGACGTTGTAAATTCCAAATTTAAAGATTTGTTTAAAAGAGACTTTGAAAAGAACAAATGCTTTGACTTCGTTCCTTTCGTATTGACAGCAAATGGAATTCAGCCTATTATGGATCTTGCCATTCGAAAAAAGAAAATCACTTTTAGAAAACTGAGCGAAGTGAAAGATGAAAAAGATATAGATTGCTTTGTTCATACGGTTATAAAGGAACGCGAAGCGAATAAAAGAAAAGTGAATTCCTAG
- a CDS encoding restriction endonuclease subunit S, whose protein sequence is MSKTEWKEYKLGEIYEVHNGLSKGREFFGSGYPFISFSTVFNKWFIPEIITDLAQTTESEQESYSIKAGDILVTRTSETADELGMSCVALKDIPKATYNGFCKRMRQYNKDIDVDPKYVGYYMRNPEFRKNFQAFAGSMSTRASLTNDALLGLTIKLPPLAEQQRIAKILSSLDDKIELNNAINRNLEEQAQAIFKNWFIDFEPFGGEMPEDWKMGTVADIIVSHDSKRIPLSSMQRDSMKKIYPYYGATSCMDYVEDYIFDGIYLLLGEDGTVVDKDGFPILQYVEGKFWVNNHAHILTGKSGYSVEMLYLFFSMTKVQEIVTGAVQLKISQGRLNGLTAIIPNEKTSKAFDEIIQPMFRQIRLIRQQNQNLTILRDTLLTKLMCGEFGV, encoded by the coding sequence ATGAGCAAAACGGAATGGAAAGAATATAAACTCGGTGAAATCTACGAAGTTCACAACGGCTTATCCAAAGGACGAGAATTCTTTGGATCCGGTTATCCATTCATTTCATTTTCTACAGTTTTTAACAAATGGTTTATTCCCGAAATAATAACAGATCTAGCTCAAACAACAGAATCCGAGCAAGAAAGTTATTCCATTAAAGCAGGCGATATTCTTGTTACAAGAACTAGCGAAACTGCCGATGAATTGGGGATGAGCTGTGTTGCCTTGAAAGATATTCCTAAAGCAACTTATAACGGATTCTGCAAAAGGATGCGTCAATATAATAAAGATATTGATGTTGATCCGAAATATGTTGGCTACTATATGCGAAATCCTGAATTCAGAAAGAACTTTCAGGCTTTTGCAGGATCAATGAGCACACGAGCAAGTTTAACGAATGACGCATTGCTTGGATTAACTATAAAATTACCCCCACTAGCAGAACAGCAACGCATCGCCAAAATTCTATCATCCCTTGATGACAAAATCGAACTCAACAATGCGATAAACAGGAATTTAGAGGAACAAGCCCAAGCAATCTTCAAAAACTGGTTCATTGATTTTGAACCATTCGGCGGTGAAATGCCGGAGGATTGGAAAATGGGAACGGTAGCAGATATCATAGTATCGCATGATTCTAAAAGAATCCCTCTTTCCAGCATGCAACGCGATTCCATGAAAAAGATATATCCCTATTATGGTGCTACATCATGCATGGATTATGTTGAAGATTATATTTTTGATGGAATTTATCTTTTGCTGGGGGAAGATGGAACCGTTGTTGACAAGGATGGTTTCCCAATTTTGCAGTACGTTGAAGGAAAATTTTGGGTAAATAACCACGCACATATTTTAACAGGAAAAAGTGGATACTCTGTAGAAATGCTTTATCTGTTCTTTTCAATGACAAAAGTTCAGGAAATCGTTACGGGAGCTGTCCAGCTTAAGATCAGTCAAGGACGTTTAAATGGATTGACGGCAATCATTCCTAATGAGAAAACATCAAAAGCTTTTGATGAAATTATTCAGCCGATGTTTCGTCAGATACGCCTTATTCGACAACAAAATCAAAACCTGACCATCCTCCGCGACACCCTTCTCACAAAACTCATGTGCGGGGAATTTGGAGTATAA
- a CDS encoding caspase family protein produces the protein MIRKAILVYPEDNGFISPLKGPINDVKNWKEYLNSPLGGSWSDSEIKILPTSNSAVLHHYLAEEIKDECDYIFFVFSGHGGFDTSIDESMSPKGDFIYCSSYSSMYLSEITELLKGVTKKALMFVDCCRSNVSFAPRFHDYTTVQGYDRFVTTQQPKPEILQLSESVQRKQINLKGFKIFLEGATHKGILLESRKINSEDAKKKWWDNMPQEDGIEIIHSCSQNEYAYECEIDGEVVGLFSYLYINSSSEFIHRDCLTINEAFELTKGKPNEFIQSNGYAEKQNPLKDDPCLNFPFAVYPSKGETLLEYLDEECFKKIEKCPYVYNNEKALFESYDLIPGTNQSYAIHKADTLSNTVKHAHVYAKPKGKGGQLYSVRVDGKGHDGSSGYQMPKKHREHFEKLGFKIPETGILECRLYLIDPEKYILEILNE, from the coding sequence ATGATAAGAAAAGCTATTCTTGTATATCCCGAAGATAACGGATTCATAAGTCCGCTAAAAGGGCCTATAAATGACGTCAAAAATTGGAAAGAATATCTTAATTCTCCGTTAGGAGGATCTTGGAGCGATTCGGAAATTAAAATATTGCCCACATCTAATTCCGCAGTATTGCATCATTACTTAGCCGAGGAAATTAAAGACGAATGCGATTATATATTTTTCGTTTTTTCAGGGCATGGTGGATTTGACACGTCAATCGACGAGAGCATGTCTCCTAAGGGGGATTTCATTTATTGCAGTTCATACTCATCAATGTATTTAAGTGAAATTACTGAATTGCTCAAAGGTGTTACAAAAAAAGCGTTAATGTTTGTTGATTGCTGTCGATCAAATGTATCGTTTGCACCTCGATTTCACGATTATACAACTGTACAAGGTTATGACCGATTTGTTACTACGCAACAACCCAAGCCTGAGATTTTACAACTTTCAGAATCAGTCCAACGAAAACAAATCAATTTGAAGGGCTTTAAAATTTTCTTAGAAGGCGCCACACATAAAGGAATTCTGCTTGAATCTAGGAAAATTAATTCTGAAGACGCCAAGAAAAAATGGTGGGATAACATGCCCCAGGAGGACGGCATAGAGATAATCCACTCTTGTTCACAAAACGAATATGCTTATGAATGCGAAATAGATGGAGAAGTGGTTGGCCTTTTTTCCTATTTATACATTAACTCATCAAGTGAATTCATTCACAGAGACTGCCTTACCATAAATGAAGCCTTTGAGTTGACAAAGGGCAAACCTAACGAATTCATCCAATCGAATGGATATGCAGAAAAACAGAATCCCTTAAAAGATGACCCTTGCTTAAATTTTCCGTTCGCAGTTTACCCTTCCAAAGGGGAAACATTGCTAGAATACTTGGATGAAGAATGTTTCAAAAAAATAGAAAAGTGCCCTTATGTCTACAACAACGAAAAAGCTTTATTTGAAAGTTATGATTTAATTCCGGGAACCAATCAATCATATGCTATTCATAAGGCGGATACATTATCGAACACCGTTAAACACGCACATGTTTATGCAAAACCCAAAGGGAAAGGCGGACAGCTTTATTCTGTTCGTGTAGACGGCAAAGGGCATGATGGATCTTCAGGATATCAAATGCCTAAAAAACACCGAGAGCATTTTGAAAAATTAGGTTTTAAAATTCCTGAAACCGGAATTTTAGAATGTCGATTATATTTAATAGACCCAGAAAAATACATTTTAGAAATACTGAATGAATAA
- a CDS encoding class I SAM-dependent DNA methyltransferase, protein MARISKSAKSSQSSATLGFEQQIWNAACELWGHIPAADYRKIFTGLIFLRYISAAFEKRYNELVAEGEGFEEDLDEYVSENIFFVPQNARWSEIAKAAHTPEIGKILDQAMIEVEKNNKALKGVLPKNYAAPDLDKRVLGNVVDVFSNMDMSDTEASKDLLGRTYEYCIAQFASYEGVKGGEFYTPASVVKTIVEILKPSEGKRVYDPCCGSGGMFVQSIKFIQDHSGNRNNVSVYGQEANADTWKMAKMNMAIRGIDANFGEHHEDTFFHDLHANERFDFIMANPPFNLKNWGQEQLQEDPRWQYGLPPAGNANFAWIEHMIYHLAPGGKIGLVLANGALSTQTGGEGEIRKRIIEADLVEGIVAMPTQLFYSVTIPVTLWFISRGKKQKGKTLFIDARNMGHMVDRKHRDLSEQDIERLASTFEKFQKGKLQDEKGFCAVVETADIAKQDYILTPGRYVGIEDTVQDDEPFEQKMVRLTGELSEMFAKSHDLEKQIKKNLEGLGFKM, encoded by the coding sequence ATGGCACGTATCTCGAAATCGGCAAAATCGTCGCAATCCTCGGCGACTCTCGGCTTTGAACAGCAAATCTGGAACGCCGCTTGCGAACTCTGGGGGCACATCCCTGCAGCGGACTACCGCAAAATTTTCACCGGGCTCATCTTCTTGCGCTACATTTCGGCCGCATTCGAAAAACGCTACAACGAACTAGTCGCCGAAGGTGAAGGTTTCGAAGAAGATCTTGACGAATACGTGAGCGAAAACATCTTCTTTGTTCCACAAAACGCCCGCTGGTCCGAAATCGCGAAAGCCGCCCATACTCCCGAAATCGGCAAGATTCTCGACCAGGCGATGATCGAAGTCGAGAAGAACAACAAGGCGCTCAAAGGCGTGCTTCCCAAGAACTACGCGGCCCCCGACCTCGACAAGCGCGTGCTCGGCAATGTGGTCGATGTGTTCAGCAACATGGACATGAGCGACACCGAGGCAAGCAAGGATTTGCTCGGCCGCACCTACGAATACTGCATCGCACAATTCGCAAGCTACGAAGGCGTCAAGGGCGGTGAATTCTACACCCCCGCAAGCGTTGTGAAAACCATCGTCGAAATTCTCAAGCCGAGCGAAGGCAAACGCGTCTATGACCCCTGCTGCGGTTCCGGCGGTATGTTCGTGCAGAGCATCAAGTTTATCCAGGATCACAGCGGTAACCGCAACAACGTAAGTGTTTACGGCCAGGAGGCCAACGCCGATACCTGGAAAATGGCGAAAATGAATATGGCCATCCGCGGCATCGACGCGAACTTCGGCGAACACCACGAAGACACGTTCTTCCACGACCTGCACGCCAACGAACGCTTCGACTTCATCATGGCGAACCCGCCCTTCAACCTTAAAAACTGGGGTCAGGAACAACTGCAAGAAGACCCGCGCTGGCAATACGGCCTCCCGCCTGCAGGCAACGCGAACTTTGCATGGATCGAACACATGATCTACCACCTTGCACCCGGCGGAAAAATCGGGCTCGTACTTGCGAACGGCGCGCTCAGCACGCAAACCGGCGGCGAAGGCGAAATCCGCAAACGCATCATCGAAGCGGACCTCGTCGAAGGCATAGTCGCCATGCCCACCCAGCTCTTCTACAGCGTCACCATCCCCGTCACGCTCTGGTTTATAAGCCGAGGCAAAAAGCAGAAAGGCAAGACGCTCTTCATTGACGCCCGCAATATGGGCCACATGGTGGACCGCAAGCACCGCGACCTCAGCGAACAGGACATCGAACGCCTCGCGAGCACCTTCGAGAAATTCCAGAAAGGCAAACTCCAAGACGAAAAAGGCTTCTGCGCCGTAGTCGAAACCGCAGACATCGCCAAGCAGGACTACATCCTCACCCCCGGCCGCTACGTCGGCATCGAAGACACCGTGCAAGATGACGAACCCTTCGAGCAGAAAATGGTCCGCCTCACCGGCGAACTCTCCGAAATGTTTGCGAAAAGCCACGACCTCGAAAAACAAATCAAGAAGAACCTGGAGGGTCTCGGATTCAAGATGTAA